One genomic region from Nitrospirota bacterium encodes:
- a CDS encoding carbon-nitrogen family hydrolase — protein MKIALIQLNIEWESKTSNNNSAGLFIEKAAYEGCDTVVFPEMFNTGFSMNMSSIAEDANGETSSILSKLAKQYNVNVIAGFPVKSHYDNKAENIAVVYDRSGALIARYSKLHPFSFAGEEQYYFAGNSAVTFNIEGMPSSIFICYDLRFPEVFRIVAREVQAVFVIANWPASRKDHWETLLKARAIENQCYVVGVNRTGTDGNGIRYPGDSHIFGPSGEKICSGGEEEFLTGEIDPGQVMKTRLRFPFLSDMRPVNPVVLS, from the coding sequence ATGAAAATAGCCCTCATACAACTGAATATCGAGTGGGAATCGAAAACATCAAACAACAACAGCGCCGGGCTATTTATCGAAAAAGCCGCTTATGAGGGATGCGATACAGTTGTCTTCCCCGAAATGTTCAATACCGGCTTTTCCATGAATATGTCTTCAATTGCTGAAGATGCGAACGGGGAAACATCTTCGATATTGTCAAAGCTGGCAAAGCAGTACAATGTCAATGTCATAGCGGGATTTCCGGTAAAGTCACATTACGACAATAAAGCCGAAAATATTGCAGTCGTCTATGACCGCAGCGGAGCCCTCATCGCAAGATATTCAAAATTGCATCCGTTCTCCTTTGCGGGAGAGGAGCAGTATTATTTTGCCGGTAACAGCGCCGTCACCTTCAATATAGAGGGAATGCCGTCAAGCATTTTTATCTGTTACGACCTGAGATTTCCTGAAGTCTTCAGGATTGTGGCCAGGGAAGTGCAAGCGGTATTTGTAATCGCTAACTGGCCTGCTTCACGAAAAGACCACTGGGAAACGCTCCTGAAAGCCAGGGCGATTGAAAATCAATGTTATGTGGTAGGGGTCAACAGGACAGGGACCGATGGCAACGGCATCCGGTATCCGGGGGACTCGCATATTTTCGGCCCATCCGGAGAGAAGATATGCTCGGGGGGGGAAGAAGAATTTCTCACTGGCGAAATTGATCCCGGCCAAGTCATGAAAACGCGTCTGAGGTTTCCGTTTTTAAGTGATATGCGTCCGGTCAATCCGGTTGTTTTGTCTTAA
- a CDS encoding dTDP-glucose pyrophosphorylase, which produces MNHYLQNGNNHRKVIGLIPAGGKASRLSRLPCSKELLPVGFLNNEQNNGPQLKVISHYLLERMRLANITRAYIVLREGKWDIPAYFGNGKIVDMHLSYLMMDSQTGIPYTLDQAFHFVEDAIIALGFPDSIFHPDHAFEKLLIKQSESKADIVLGLFPAPKPHKTDMVDMDDSGRIRSIQIKPDHTYLVYAWEIAVWTPAFTRYMHEYLLTRQGNNNHQDHEKELYISDVIQSAMLDDMKVDSVLFEDGSCLDIGTPEDLFSAVRITSEMPEGFLKQ; this is translated from the coding sequence ATGAACCATTATTTACAAAACGGAAATAATCACCGTAAGGTCATAGGGCTGATACCGGCGGGTGGAAAGGCATCGAGGCTTTCCCGTCTGCCGTGCAGCAAGGAATTATTGCCGGTCGGTTTTTTGAACAATGAACAGAATAACGGCCCGCAGTTGAAAGTGATCAGCCACTATCTTCTGGAGAGAATGCGCCTGGCAAATATTACAAGGGCATATATTGTCCTGCGTGAAGGCAAATGGGACATTCCAGCGTATTTCGGCAACGGGAAAATAGTAGACATGCACCTCTCATATCTGATGATGGATTCGCAGACCGGGATACCTTATACCCTGGACCAGGCGTTCCATTTTGTAGAAGACGCTATAATAGCGCTGGGTTTCCCCGACTCGATCTTTCACCCGGACCACGCCTTTGAAAAATTGCTTATCAAACAGTCTGAATCCAAAGCCGACATAGTGCTGGGGCTGTTTCCCGCGCCCAAGCCGCACAAGACCGATATGGTTGACATGGATGACAGCGGACGGATACGTTCAATCCAGATAAAGCCGGACCATACTTATCTGGTATACGCGTGGGAGATCGCCGTCTGGACGCCCGCCTTCACACGTTACATGCACGAGTATCTTTTGACCAGGCAGGGAAACAACAATCACCAGGACCATGAGAAAGAATTGTATATCAGTGATGTGATCCAGTCCGCGATGTTAGACGACATGAAGGTGGATTCCGTGCTTTTTGAGGACGGCTCCTGTCTTGATATCGGAACTCCCGAAGATCTGTTCAGCGCTGTCAGGATAACAAGCGAAATGCCGGAAGGGTTTTTAAAGCAATGA
- a CDS encoding ABC transporter permease — protein MVKSFERKPETGTSNIDSGSAAVTIIKPESGWGMRDFRELKEYRDLFFSLAWRSIKVLYAQTVLGLSWAILRPLIQIVIFSIIFGRVAKLPTEGVPYFLFSSVAIVPWTYISQSISESSESLVAGQGMLGKVYFPRLIFPLTPVLSRLVDFGISMIIICFTMLYYHVPPTWNLLLFPLFVLLMASIPAGIGLWLSSLAIRFRDVRHAMPFVIQMLIYTAPIVYSASSIPEKYRLIYSLNPIVGVTEGFRSCLLGTSIPWLYILPGTITSFILVVSGVWYFKRMERIIVDVI, from the coding sequence ATGGTCAAGTCATTTGAAAGAAAACCGGAAACAGGTACTTCAAACATAGATAGCGGGAGCGCTGCAGTAACTATTATCAAACCTGAATCCGGCTGGGGAATGCGCGACTTCAGGGAGCTGAAAGAATACCGGGACCTGTTCTTTTCCCTTGCATGGCGCAGTATTAAAGTATTATATGCCCAAACCGTGCTGGGTCTGTCCTGGGCAATTTTGAGGCCTCTTATTCAGATCGTTATTTTCAGCATTATTTTCGGGAGAGTTGCCAAATTGCCTACGGAAGGCGTGCCTTATTTTCTTTTTTCGAGTGTTGCAATTGTCCCCTGGACCTATATATCTCAGTCGATATCAGAATCCAGTGAAAGCCTGGTTGCCGGGCAGGGTATGCTGGGAAAGGTATACTTCCCCAGGTTGATATTCCCGCTTACGCCTGTACTTTCCAGGCTGGTTGATTTCGGGATATCCATGATAATTATTTGTTTCACTATGCTTTACTATCATGTTCCCCCCACATGGAACCTGCTTTTATTCCCGTTGTTTGTTTTGTTGATGGCGTCTATTCCCGCCGGCATCGGTCTGTGGTTGTCCTCTCTTGCCATCCGCTTCCGTGACGTAAGACACGCAATGCCGTTTGTGATTCAAATGTTGATCTACACCGCGCCCATAGTATATTCCGCATCATCGATTCCTGAAAAATACCGCCTGATATATTCACTGAATCCTATTGTGGGAGTAACGGAAGGGTTCCGGTCATGTTTGTTAGGCACATCCATTCCCTGGCTGTATATTCTGCCTGGAACAATTACTTCTTTTATTCTTGTTGTCAGCGGGGTCTGGTATTTTAAGCGGATGGAAAGAATCATTGTTGACGTGATTTAA
- a CDS encoding glycosyltransferase, with protein MRILNVIQHDRGAYGAVFDRHLALRKAGIDSTVLCKSEKNNSSEIIKLNVRPNLMERTFFYSLKKSADFFGLSHVPNPITSGFARAIKKLEFDILHVCTARGTASYLAFPELTSRKAAIFTVSSMWSFTGHCFHSLDCDRWRTGCGKCPRLSINPPVRRDATRIEWMLKDRAYSHSNLTIITTSNWLTEQVKKSMLNRFPIHQIPHGIDTDIYHPLDPGQCRLELGIPPGKKVLMFASDRMDDFLKGGDLLLEALAGLPESLKSETVLLLMGNGGRNISNDIGMQTVDLGYVSDHNRKALCYSAADLFLFPTRAETFGLVSIESQACGTPVVSFRVGGVTDHVRPGITGYLAEPENAEDFRSGIIQLLEHEEQREKMGRQCRSIAVEEYNINLWAQRFIEVCNSIYLKEDRRN; from the coding sequence ATGAGAATATTAAATGTAATACAGCACGATAGAGGTGCTTACGGCGCGGTTTTTGACCGTCATCTTGCCTTAAGAAAGGCCGGCATTGATTCAACAGTTCTCTGCAAGAGTGAAAAAAATAATTCATCTGAGATTATTAAATTGAATGTAAGGCCTAATTTAATGGAAAGAACATTTTTTTACTCGCTTAAGAAGAGTGCAGATTTCTTCGGGTTGAGCCATGTTCCCAACCCGATTACCTCCGGATTTGCCAGGGCCATAAAGAAATTGGAGTTCGATATCCTTCATGTGTGTACCGCGCGCGGAACTGCTTCCTATCTTGCGTTCCCGGAATTAACAAGCAGGAAGGCGGCTATTTTTACAGTTTCAAGTATGTGGAGTTTTACCGGGCATTGCTTTCACAGCCTTGATTGCGACCGGTGGAGAACCGGATGCGGAAAATGTCCCCGGTTATCTATTAATCCTCCGGTAAGAAGAGACGCCACACGCATAGAATGGATGCTCAAAGACCGGGCATACAGCCATTCGAATCTGACTATTATCACTACAAGTAACTGGCTGACTGAGCAGGTCAAGAAAAGTATGCTCAACCGTTTCCCCATACATCAAATCCCCCACGGCATAGATACGGATATCTATCACCCACTTGATCCGGGACAATGCCGTCTTGAGCTTGGGATCCCGCCAGGCAAAAAAGTCCTCATGTTTGCATCTGACAGGATGGACGATTTCCTGAAAGGCGGAGATCTGCTTTTGGAGGCTTTAGCAGGCCTGCCGGAATCTTTAAAATCTGAAACCGTGCTGTTGCTTATGGGCAATGGAGGCAGGAATATCTCCAATGATATCGGCATGCAGACAGTTGATCTCGGATATGTAAGCGATCATAACCGTAAAGCGCTCTGTTATTCCGCTGCGGACCTCTTTCTTTTTCCAACCAGGGCTGAAACCTTTGGTCTGGTATCAATCGAAAGCCAGGCTTGCGGCACCCCGGTGGTGTCCTTCCGTGTCGGAGGAGTTACCGACCATGTGCGGCCCGGCATCACCGGATATTTGGCCGAGCCCGAAAATGCTGAAGATTTCAGGAGCGGCATTATTCAACTCCTTGAACACGAAGAGCAACGAGAAAAAATGGGCCGGCAGTGCCGTTCAATTGCCGTGGAAGAATATAACATAAATCTCTGGGCCCAACGCTTTATTGAAGTGTGCAATTCAATTTATTTGAAAGAGGACCGGAGAAACTAA
- a CDS encoding FkbM family methyltransferase: MNKEQLKKNIKKIPGITRVHRTVADAASALRKEEPGDYLFREKILSWISEPSLKRQLPPLYRLFVPFFVFTGFSNDKENSKFRRTAFSLVSRLAQFFRLSDSMQLDLPEYKVCINLLDPRCFKVISELLNNTALLSNFLSAGDTFIDVGANHGSYSILASKLIGANGLVISIEPQPRLAELLETSLSLNQYSRYEVHQIACGDRNDSVEFYIPNFNSGEAGIFSSLSARHKHQTVRVLLKRFDEAFDWRSYPGRIFLKLDIEGSEYAFLNGAREMISARKPVIRIEINPASLHSAEVTVTAFKKLLFELGYRHFFYIDNLSERRLIEDLDATRERDIVAIPAQA; the protein is encoded by the coding sequence ATGAATAAGGAACAATTGAAGAAAAATATAAAAAAGATCCCGGGAATCACAAGGGTCCACAGGACAGTCGCAGATGCTGCTTCAGCATTGAGGAAGGAAGAGCCGGGAGACTATCTTTTCAGGGAAAAAATACTGTCATGGATATCAGAGCCGTCCCTGAAGCGCCAACTGCCGCCTCTTTATCGCCTGTTTGTACCATTCTTTGTTTTTACGGGTTTCAGTAATGATAAAGAGAACAGTAAGTTTAGAAGAACAGCCTTCAGCCTGGTATCACGCCTTGCGCAGTTTTTCCGCTTGAGTGACTCAATGCAATTAGACCTGCCTGAGTATAAAGTTTGTATCAACCTGCTGGACCCACGCTGCTTCAAGGTCATAAGCGAGCTGCTTAATAATACTGCTCTCCTGAGCAATTTTTTGTCAGCAGGCGATACATTCATTGATGTGGGGGCCAATCATGGCAGCTACTCTATCCTTGCCAGTAAGTTAATTGGGGCAAATGGCCTGGTCATATCAATTGAACCTCAACCGCGATTAGCTGAATTGCTGGAGACGTCCCTTTCCTTAAATCAATACAGCAGGTACGAGGTGCATCAGATCGCCTGCGGTGACAGGAATGACTCGGTCGAATTTTACATTCCAAATTTCAATTCAGGTGAAGCCGGGATTTTTTCATCTTTATCAGCAAGGCATAAGCATCAGACAGTCAGGGTCCTTCTGAAGCGTTTTGATGAAGCATTCGACTGGCGCAGTTATCCGGGCAGGATTTTTCTTAAATTGGACATCGAGGGAAGCGAGTACGCTTTTTTGAATGGAGCCAGGGAAATGATCAGCGCCCGGAAACCCGTGATCCGGATAGAAATTAACCCGGCTTCTTTGCACAGCGCCGAGGTGACAGTCACGGCCTTCAAGAAGCTTTTATTTGAGCTTGGCTACCGGCATTTCTTCTATATTGATAATCTTTCGGAGCGCAGGTTGATTGAAGATTTAGATGCCACGCGGGAACGGGACATTGTTGCCATTCCGGCACAAGCATGA
- a CDS encoding ABC transporter ATP-binding protein yields the protein MNSGETVIRAENLSKCYRIGLNENVNDSLARNVFDFIKSPVKNYRRHRSLYNFDDVKLNPAGNSPADIIWALRDVSFEVKQGEIVGIIGMNGAGKSTLLKILSRITNPTSGHAEIRGRISSLLEVGTGFHPELTGRENVYLNGTVLGMRKKEIDRKFDEIVDFSGVETFIDTPVKRYSSGMKVRLAFAVAAHLEPEILLVDEVLAVGDVQFQKKCLSKMESVSRHGRTILFVTHYMQVVTRLCPRTILLNGGAVKADGPSHNIVSIYMDSEKGTRPERVWPVLTDAPGDDTVRLRAVRVRTEDGRIMDVLNIDKPLVVEMEYEVLRPGYSLCAYIRVINENGITVFESYENDPVWKGVPRPSGRYVSAARVPGDLLAEGMFYVAPALRSVNPPMRRFRVDDAIAFRAVNPLHSDSSIEDYMGGQDGVVRPHLDWETQINPIGSKIQLNR from the coding sequence ATGAACAGTGGAGAAACAGTAATCAGAGCAGAAAATTTAAGCAAGTGCTACCGCATTGGTCTGAATGAAAACGTTAATGACAGTCTTGCCAGAAATGTATTTGATTTTATAAAAAGCCCTGTCAAGAACTATCGCAGGCATCGCTCTCTTTACAACTTTGACGATGTAAAATTGAATCCCGCCGGTAATAGTCCGGCGGATATTATCTGGGCGCTGCGGGATGTCTCCTTTGAGGTGAAGCAGGGTGAGATAGTCGGCATCATCGGAATGAATGGCGCCGGGAAATCAACCCTTCTGAAAATTCTTTCCCGGATCACAAATCCGACAAGCGGACACGCTGAAATTCGCGGAAGGATTTCAAGTCTTTTGGAGGTGGGGACCGGGTTCCATCCCGAACTGACAGGCAGGGAGAATGTATATCTTAACGGCACCGTCCTGGGCATGAGAAAAAAAGAAATAGACCGTAAATTTGATGAGATTGTGGACTTCTCGGGAGTGGAAACGTTTATAGACACGCCTGTCAAGCGTTATTCCAGCGGAATGAAGGTCCGTCTTGCCTTCGCGGTTGCAGCGCATCTGGAGCCTGAGATATTGCTTGTGGACGAGGTGCTCGCCGTAGGAGATGTTCAATTCCAGAAAAAGTGCTTAAGTAAAATGGAGAGCGTAAGCCGGCATGGAAGAACGATCCTCTTTGTGACTCACTACATGCAGGTCGTTACCCGCTTATGTCCCCGTACTATCTTATTGAATGGAGGCGCTGTTAAGGCGGACGGCCCGTCTCATAATATAGTAAGCATATATATGGATTCTGAAAAAGGCACCAGGCCGGAACGTGTATGGCCTGTTTTGACTGATGCGCCGGGTGATGATACTGTGAGATTGCGCGCGGTCCGGGTACGGACAGAAGACGGCCGGATCATGGACGTTTTGAATATAGACAAACCGTTGGTTGTTGAGATGGAGTATGAAGTTCTCCGTCCCGGCTATTCACTCTGCGCATATATCAGGGTCATTAATGAAAATGGAATAACTGTCTTCGAATCTTACGAAAATGATCCGGTATGGAAGGGCGTCCCCCGTCCGTCCGGACGATATGTGAGCGCTGCCAGGGTCCCGGGGGATTTGCTGGCAGAGGGAATGTTTTATGTTGCGCCGGCCTTAAGGTCCGTAAATCCTCCGATGCGCAGGTTCCGGGTTGACGACGCTATCGCGTTCAGGGCCGTCAACCCTCTGCACAGTGATTCATCTATTGAAGACTATATGGGCGGGCAGGATGGAGTAGTAAGACCGCATTTGGACTGGGAAACTCAAATTAACCCCATCGGAAGCAAGATACAGTTGAATAGATAG
- a CDS encoding sulfotransferase, with protein sequence MPNFLIIGAQRSGTTALYHFLKRHPQIFMPGIKEPKFFLFDDRMPDFNDTHDREAAVARYKTMFSRSVTNFADYAALFQQVKNEKAVGEASPHYLYSPEAPLRISKLIPEVKLIAVLRDPVDRAYSNYFLDIAEFGGEMLISDFVLAINEENIDTEDIWSGSRHYARKGFYYTQLMRYLKIFSRERVKVYLYEELKDDPVAVVKDIFKFLDVDDTFVPDNIFNKYTEAINNSESSPRCLIKSILKYFPPNRLTRSFDSKDNKPVRQPIPPEVRKYLVQIYRKDILGLQDLIQRDLSKWLAV encoded by the coding sequence CTGCCGAATTTTTTGATCATAGGAGCCCAAAGGTCCGGGACAACTGCACTGTACCATTTTTTAAAACGTCATCCCCAGATATTTATGCCTGGAATAAAGGAACCCAAGTTTTTTTTATTTGATGACAGGATGCCGGACTTTAATGATACACACGACCGGGAGGCAGCGGTAGCCAGGTATAAAACAATGTTCAGCAGATCAGTTACCAACTTTGCGGATTACGCGGCATTGTTTCAACAGGTAAAGAACGAAAAGGCTGTCGGAGAAGCGTCTCCGCATTATCTTTATAGCCCGGAGGCCCCTCTGCGCATATCCAAATTAATACCGGAGGTAAAGCTTATAGCTGTTCTCCGTGATCCGGTTGACAGGGCGTATTCGAACTATTTTTTAGATATTGCAGAGTTTGGCGGGGAAATGCTGATAAGTGATTTCGTCCTTGCAATTAATGAAGAGAATATCGATACGGAGGATATTTGGTCAGGCAGCCGTCATTACGCGCGTAAAGGGTTCTACTATACGCAGTTAATGCGGTATCTGAAAATTTTCAGCAGGGAAAGGGTAAAAGTATATCTGTATGAAGAGTTAAAGGATGACCCTGTCGCTGTGGTGAAAGACATTTTTAAATTTTTGGATGTAGACGATACATTCGTTCCTGATAATATTTTTAATAAATATACCGAAGCTATCAATAACAGTGAAAGCAGTCCGCGTTGTTTGATCAAAAGCATATTGAAATATTTTCCCCCGAACAGGCTGACCCGTTCATTTGATTCCAAAGATAACAAGCCTGTCAGGCAGCCAATTCCACCGGAGGTACGAAAATACCTTGTCCAGATATACAGGAAGGATATTTTGGGCCTTCAGGACCTTATCCAGAGAGACCTTTCAAAGTGGCTTGCTGTATAA